The following are encoded together in the Armatimonadota bacterium genome:
- a CDS encoding amidohydrolase family protein: MTVSSVIDFHAHFFGDATSADVIALEAGRLGVDCLCVSNVSSYIPAPDEVERLNAVVYEGCARHPGVLLPFAYVNPLHGDRALSMLNDGLRHGVCGIKLWVSVWADDPCVEPVARWAIDHDLPIMHHSWMKWNGNIPSESQAHQVARLGRKFPDLRLVMAHVGGDWEFGVKAVRDVENVSVDTSGSYGDSGMIEMCVAELGEDRVLFGSDVPGVDLAFTLAKITGADISPEAKEKILGLNALRVLGAPCSTMSPRRVAPEAGR, encoded by the coding sequence ATGACGGTGAGTTCGGTCATCGATTTCCACGCACATTTCTTCGGAGATGCCACCAGCGCCGATGTCATCGCACTGGAAGCAGGCCGGCTTGGCGTGGACTGCCTGTGCGTGAGCAACGTCTCCAGTTACATCCCTGCACCTGATGAAGTTGAGCGCCTCAATGCGGTGGTCTACGAGGGCTGCGCACGGCACCCCGGGGTGCTGCTTCCTTTCGCCTACGTCAACCCCTTGCACGGCGACCGTGCCCTCTCCATGCTCAACGATGGGTTGCGCCACGGCGTCTGCGGCATCAAGCTCTGGGTGTCGGTCTGGGCGGATGATCCGTGTGTCGAACCTGTTGCGCGCTGGGCCATCGACCACGACCTGCCTATCATGCATCACTCCTGGATGAAGTGGAATGGGAACATCCCCTCGGAATCTCAGGCACACCAGGTGGCTCGGCTCGGACGCAAGTTCCCGGACCTGCGCCTGGTGATGGCCCACGTGGGCGGAGACTGGGAGTTTGGAGTGAAAGCCGTGCGCGACGTGGAGAATGTGAGCGTGGACACCAGCGGCTCATACGGCGACTCGGGCATGATCGAGATGTGCGTGGCAGAACTGGGCGAGGACCGCGTTCTCTTCGGCAGCGACGTGCCCGGCGTGGACCTGGCTTTCACTCTGGCGAAGATCACCGGGGCTGATATCAGCCCGGAGGCCAAAGAGAAAATCCTGGGGCTCAACGCCCTGCGTGTGCTCGGCGCCCCCTGTAGCACAATGTCACCCCGACGTGTTGCCCCGGAGGCTGGCCGTTGA
- a CDS encoding ABC transporter ATP-binding protein: protein MSLFFRFLRFARPYRVPLATAIFLVFVTTGFTMLSPYLMQLVIDNLTPLYGKGWTELSAAETQSTLAEARRLLFLVVSVLIGVSVLGAATGYWRSMLLLFIGNRVVFDVRQRLFRHLQRLSMRYYERNPSGRIMARVLYDVDAVQSILSSGIVDMLTNIVTLIIAIGIVIGYGIKTNSLHLPLIAVGVLPLYAINFLAMQKKIHHAAAEARDQYSDVYATLSEAIAGIKVIKAFAREQYEARRFVREVRDTIKLNIITGRLRTILNINAHLITSLAGLVVLLLGGLLVINNRMSLGQLVAFRTYMGMMYGPVIALVTINDMLNWVMTAVERIFETLDTMPDVQPPEKPVRLEKVEGLVEFRHVDFHYDPGEPVLQDINIIGRPGTVTALVGPSGSGKTTLVHLIPRFYDPTAGSVSVDGHDLRDIQISSLRRNIGMVLQENFLFQGTLRENIKYGRPEATDEEVVQASIAANCHDFIMESPDGYETIVGERGTRLSGGQRQRIAIARALLRNPRILILDEATSDLDSESEALIQDALDKLMKNRTTFIIAHRLSTVMNADEIVVLDHGRIVERGTHAELATAGGLYEKLCEVQFKRAQEKVEEHIAQMKADAPEAEESNEAEESTDA, encoded by the coding sequence ATGTCCTTGTTCTTCCGGTTTCTTCGGTTCGCGCGCCCCTACCGTGTGCCCCTGGCCACTGCCATCTTCCTGGTCTTCGTGACCACGGGCTTCACCATGCTGTCTCCGTACCTGATGCAGCTGGTAATCGACAACCTTACGCCTCTGTACGGCAAAGGATGGACGGAACTGTCGGCGGCGGAGACACAGAGCACGCTTGCCGAAGCCCGCCGCTTGTTGTTCCTGGTCGTGTCAGTACTCATTGGCGTCTCCGTCCTGGGAGCGGCAACGGGCTACTGGCGGTCGATGCTCCTGCTCTTCATCGGCAACCGTGTGGTCTTCGATGTGCGCCAGCGATTGTTCAGGCACCTGCAGCGGCTTTCGATGAGATACTACGAACGGAACCCCAGCGGTCGCATCATGGCCCGGGTTCTCTACGACGTGGATGCCGTGCAATCGATCCTCAGCAGTGGCATCGTGGACATGCTCACGAATATCGTCACGCTGATTATCGCCATTGGGATCGTTATCGGATACGGCATCAAGACCAACTCCCTGCATCTGCCGCTCATCGCCGTCGGGGTTCTGCCCCTGTACGCCATCAACTTCCTGGCAATGCAGAAAAAGATCCACCATGCGGCAGCGGAGGCGCGTGATCAGTATTCGGACGTGTACGCGACGCTGTCGGAAGCCATCGCGGGCATCAAAGTGATCAAGGCTTTCGCGCGCGAGCAGTACGAAGCTCGGCGTTTTGTGCGTGAAGTGCGCGACACCATCAAGTTGAACATCATTACCGGGCGCCTGCGGACTATTCTCAACATCAATGCCCACTTGATCACCAGCCTGGCGGGTCTCGTGGTCCTGCTGCTCGGAGGCCTGCTGGTCATCAACAACCGGATGAGCCTGGGGCAACTTGTTGCTTTCCGCACGTACATGGGCATGATGTACGGCCCGGTCATCGCTCTCGTGACAATCAATGACATGCTCAACTGGGTCATGACCGCGGTGGAGCGCATCTTCGAAACACTGGACACAATGCCCGACGTGCAGCCGCCTGAGAAACCTGTGCGCCTCGAGAAAGTGGAGGGCCTTGTAGAGTTCCGCCACGTGGACTTCCACTATGACCCTGGCGAACCTGTGTTGCAGGACATCAATATCATCGGTCGACCGGGCACCGTCACCGCGCTGGTCGGTCCCAGCGGCAGCGGGAAGACCACACTGGTGCATCTCATCCCGCGTTTCTATGATCCCACAGCCGGGTCAGTGTCCGTGGACGGACATGACCTGCGAGACATCCAGATCAGCAGCCTGCGCCGAAACATCGGCATGGTGCTCCAGGAGAATTTCCTGTTCCAGGGCACGCTGCGTGAGAACATCAAGTACGGGCGGCCCGAGGCGACCGACGAGGAAGTCGTGCAGGCAAGCATTGCCGCCAACTGCCACGACTTCATTATGGAGTCGCCTGACGGCTACGAGACCATCGTCGGCGAGCGCGGGACCAGGCTTTCCGGGGGACAGAGGCAGCGAATCGCAATCGCCCGGGCTCTGCTGCGCAATCCGCGCATCTTGATCTTGGACGAGGCCACCAGCGACCTGGACTCCGAATCTGAAGCACTGATTCAGGACGCCCTGGACAAGCTGATGAAGAATCGCACTACGTTCATCATTGCCCACCGGCTTTCCACGGTGATGAACGCGGATGAGATCGTGGTACTCGACCACGGGCGCATCGTTGAGCGCGGGACCCACGCCGAGCTTGCCACCGCGGGCGGCCTGTATGAGAAGCTCTGCGAGGTGCAGTTCAAGCGGGCACAGGAGAAGGTGGAAGAGCACATTGCTCAGATGAAGGCCGACGCTCCGGAAGCCGAGGAGAGCAACGAAGCCGAAGAGAGCACTGATGCCTGA
- a CDS encoding class II aldolase/adducin family protein, whose amino-acid sequence MDECKAREDICQVGRMMWQRNLVASNDGNISVRISADRVICTPTGVSKGFMQPENLCLVSIEGEWLDGPKPSIETPMHTWVYRAREDVLAVVHAHPPYVTAYSSCGRSIPIDILTEMALGLGEVPLIEHGTPGSMDVPAMLEPIIDTADVFLIANHGALSVGNDVFDAYFKMESLELCAQTTFIAEQLGPKRIPQDQLDTLFQMRRERIDAGRRPKG is encoded by the coding sequence ATGGATGAATGCAAGGCGAGAGAAGATATCTGCCAGGTGGGCCGCATGATGTGGCAGCGCAACCTGGTGGCCTCCAACGACGGCAATATCAGCGTGCGCATCAGCGCCGACCGGGTCATCTGCACCCCCACCGGCGTCTCCAAAGGCTTCATGCAGCCAGAGAACCTGTGTCTGGTGAGCATCGAGGGCGAGTGGCTGGACGGCCCGAAGCCTTCCATTGAGACGCCCATGCACACCTGGGTCTACCGCGCTCGGGAGGACGTGCTGGCGGTGGTCCATGCCCACCCGCCCTATGTGACTGCGTACTCCTCATGCGGTCGAAGCATCCCCATCGACATCCTGACCGAGATGGCGCTCGGGCTGGGCGAAGTGCCCCTCATAGAACACGGAACTCCGGGCAGCATGGATGTTCCCGCAATGCTGGAACCGATCATCGACACCGCCGACGTGTTCCTCATCGCCAACCACGGGGCCCTCAGTGTGGGGAACGACGTTTTCGACGCGTATTTCAAGATGGAGTCCCTGGAATTGTGCGCCCAGACCACCTTCATCGCCGAACAGCTCGGGCCGAAGAGAATCCCGCAGGATCAACTGGACACGCTCTTCCAGATGCGCCGGGAACGCATTGATGCAGGCAGGCGTCCAAAGGGCTGA
- a CDS encoding DUF4349 domain-containing protein, whose protein sequence is MQKRSLARQVAVLAVGVCLTALIVLAGCMSAREKGRSAGAPPDAEMVMSADKSLSVDESYDAAGPAGGVGGVGGPGAEGSAQAPVPAAIANRKLIRTGQIRVEVEDTEAAMRRIREISAKAGGFIGDTSLTRHDDGSHWGNVTIRVPTDQFDTMLQGLQELGRVHEISTDTQDVTEQYVDLEARIRNRKREEEALLELMKRRGSLEDIIRVEARLSEVRETIERFEGQLRLLKDQVALSTITVSLFEKGEAALAETQEYDAGFHLRSAVRALIGILRGIGTAVIYLVIVGWVFWVPLALIIWAVRRRRASRRAKETRSE, encoded by the coding sequence ATGCAAAAGCGCTCCCTGGCACGACAGGTCGCAGTTCTCGCGGTTGGTGTCTGTCTGACGGCGCTCATCGTGCTCGCCGGCTGCATGTCAGCGCGGGAGAAGGGGCGTTCAGCAGGCGCTCCCCCAGACGCCGAGATGGTCATGTCCGCTGACAAGTCCCTGTCAGTGGATGAGTCGTACGACGCCGCCGGGCCTGCCGGTGGTGTGGGTGGAGTCGGCGGTCCTGGCGCTGAAGGCTCCGCGCAGGCTCCAGTTCCCGCCGCCATCGCCAACCGCAAACTCATACGCACCGGTCAGATACGAGTGGAGGTCGAGGACACCGAGGCCGCCATGCGCCGGATTCGGGAGATCAGCGCCAAAGCGGGCGGCTTCATAGGCGACACGTCCTTGACCCGCCACGACGACGGGAGCCATTGGGGCAATGTGACGATCCGGGTTCCTACCGACCAGTTCGACACCATGCTCCAGGGCCTGCAGGAACTGGGCCGGGTGCACGAAATCTCCACTGACACGCAAGACGTGACCGAGCAGTACGTGGACCTCGAGGCCCGCATCCGCAATCGAAAGCGCGAGGAAGAGGCGCTGCTGGAACTCATGAAGCGGCGCGGCTCTCTCGAGGACATCATCCGCGTGGAGGCCCGGCTGTCCGAAGTCCGCGAGACTATCGAGCGTTTTGAGGGGCAACTGCGCCTGCTCAAGGACCAGGTGGCCCTTTCGACTATCACGGTTTCTCTATTCGAGAAGGGCGAGGCGGCGCTGGCCGAGACGCAGGAATACGACGCCGGCTTCCATCTTCGCAGCGCGGTCCGGGCCCTCATCGGGATCTTGCGGGGCATTGGCACGGCGGTGATCTACCTGGTCATCGTCGGGTGGGTGTTCTGGGTGCCACTGGCGCTGATTATCTGGGCAGTTAGGCGCCGCAGGGCATCACGCAGGGCGAAGGAAACCCGCAGCGAGTAA
- a CDS encoding enoyl-ACP reductase has protein sequence MLTGKKGVIYGIRSPRSIGWTIAQFAHKHGAELCLSYRGEREQRRAEQLSEELGGAMIAPCDVTCDQEIAALYDKLGQEWDSLDFIVHSVAFARTEDMEAGMVGTTREGFSLMNEISAHSLIAVTRPAVPLMVNGGSIVSMTYMASERVVPSYGPMGAAKAALECITMYLASELGPKGIRCNCLSPGPISTPAARGIPQFTNLLRGVENCAPLHRNVTLEEVANAAVFLLSDMSSAITGEILHVDCGMHVA, from the coding sequence ATGTTGACAGGGAAGAAGGGCGTCATCTACGGAATCCGAAGTCCACGGTCCATCGGCTGGACCATCGCCCAGTTTGCGCACAAGCATGGTGCTGAACTTTGCCTCAGTTACCGGGGGGAGCGCGAGCAGCGCCGCGCCGAGCAGTTGTCCGAAGAGCTCGGCGGCGCCATGATCGCTCCCTGCGACGTCACCTGCGACCAAGAGATCGCTGCCCTTTATGACAAGCTCGGGCAGGAGTGGGATAGCCTGGATTTCATCGTCCACAGCGTGGCTTTCGCGCGGACTGAGGACATGGAAGCCGGCATGGTCGGCACCACGCGCGAGGGCTTCTCACTGATGAACGAGATCAGTGCCCATTCGCTCATCGCCGTGACCCGTCCGGCGGTGCCGCTCATGGTCAATGGCGGCAGCATCGTCTCGATGACTTACATGGCCAGCGAGCGCGTTGTGCCCTCCTATGGCCCGATGGGCGCGGCGAAGGCGGCGCTGGAGTGCATCACCATGTATCTTGCGTCGGAGCTTGGCCCGAAGGGCATCCGCTGTAATTGCCTGTCCCCTGGCCCCATCAGCACCCCCGCCGCTCGGGGTATCCCTCAGTTCACCAATCTCCTGCGGGGCGTGGAGAATTGCGCCCCGCTGCACCGAAATGTGACGTTGGAGGAGGTCGCGAACGCCGCGGTCTTCCTGCTCAGCGACATGTCCAGCGCCATCACGGGTGAGATCCTCCACGTCGACTGCGGCATGCACGTGGCGTAG
- a CDS encoding AAA family ATPase, whose product MARVIVGQTDLIDRLILALLANGHVLVEGVPGLAKTLAVRTLAGAIDTGFQRLQFTPDLLPADIVGTMVYDERSRDFFVKKGPIFSNLILADEINRAPAKVQSALLEAMQERQVTIGGETFRLDEPFLVLATQNPIEQEGTYPLPEAQVDRFMLKVRVGYPDKSEELGILRRWARAEGPRAEIVCEPGDILRARQVIHEIYMDERIEQYIVDLVCATRDPRGAAQDARARLRARVDLTLEQRRAWEESIQTLENCDALIDYGASPRATIYLAVTARAHAFMEGRGYVVPDDVLAVGPDVLRHRILLSYEAEAEDLTSEDLVDRIFKTVESP is encoded by the coding sequence ATGGCGCGGGTCATTGTTGGCCAGACTGACCTGATCGACAGGCTCATCCTGGCACTTCTCGCTAACGGGCACGTTCTTGTCGAGGGCGTGCCCGGTCTTGCAAAAACTCTCGCCGTGCGGACCCTCGCCGGGGCCATCGACACCGGCTTCCAGCGCCTGCAGTTCACTCCGGACCTTCTCCCCGCGGACATCGTCGGCACGATGGTGTATGACGAGCGCTCTCGTGACTTCTTCGTGAAGAAAGGCCCGATCTTCTCCAACCTTATCCTGGCCGACGAGATAAACCGCGCACCGGCCAAGGTCCAGAGCGCCCTGCTCGAAGCCATGCAGGAGCGCCAGGTGACCATCGGCGGGGAGACTTTCCGTCTGGATGAGCCCTTCCTCGTGCTGGCCACCCAGAACCCCATCGAGCAGGAGGGCACTTACCCCTTGCCTGAAGCCCAGGTGGACCGCTTCATGCTCAAAGTCCGGGTGGGGTACCCGGATAAGAGCGAAGAACTGGGCATCCTCCGACGCTGGGCGCGCGCAGAGGGTCCCCGAGCGGAGATCGTGTGCGAACCGGGGGACATCCTGCGAGCGCGACAGGTTATCCACGAGATTTATATGGATGAGCGCATCGAACAGTACATCGTGGACCTGGTCTGCGCCACCCGTGATCCTCGCGGAGCCGCTCAGGATGCCCGAGCCCGCTTGCGCGCCAGGGTCGATCTGACGCTGGAGCAACGCCGGGCGTGGGAAGAGAGTATTCAGACCCTCGAGAATTGCGATGCTCTCATCGACTACGGCGCTTCGCCCCGCGCTACGATCTATCTCGCGGTCACAGCCCGCGCACATGCTTTCATGGAAGGCCGCGGGTATGTGGTTCCGGATGACGTGCTGGCGGTCGGCCCGGATGTCCTGCGCCACCGCATTCTGCTTTCGTATGAGGCGGAGGCCGAGGACCTCACCAGCGAGGACCTGGTGGACCGGATCTTCAAGACGGTGGAGAGCCCCTAG
- a CDS encoding DUF58 domain-containing protein translates to MDQADILRSVRRIEIRTDRLTTDLFAGGYHSVFKGLGLEFNEVREYTPGDDIRSIDWNVTARTGSPHVKSFVEERELTVVLVVDASASLDFGSQQRTKAETAAEVCALLAFSATKNHDKVGLVMFTDDVELYLPPRKGRRQVLRVIREVLYFQRRSPGTNLRNALEHVSRTLTRRAVVFVVSDFQDVGYLDALTILERRHDVIAVDLYDPRERGLCNVGLVELEDAETGRLTLVDTSAPGFLRRHAARAEAEAAARRERFLSRGIDLVPITTEQTPVDPLVAFFERRRKRLRH, encoded by the coding sequence GTGGATCAGGCTGACATTCTCCGCAGCGTGCGGCGAATCGAGATCCGCACCGATCGGCTCACCACCGATCTGTTTGCGGGCGGCTACCATTCGGTCTTCAAGGGGTTGGGCCTGGAGTTCAATGAAGTCCGCGAGTACACTCCTGGCGACGACATCCGCAGCATCGACTGGAATGTGACCGCTCGCACGGGCAGCCCGCACGTCAAGAGTTTCGTCGAGGAGCGCGAACTCACCGTCGTTCTCGTGGTGGACGCCAGCGCCAGCCTGGATTTCGGCTCCCAGCAGCGCACAAAGGCCGAAACCGCGGCAGAAGTCTGTGCCCTCTTGGCATTCTCGGCCACCAAGAACCATGACAAGGTCGGCCTCGTCATGTTCACGGACGATGTTGAGCTCTATCTGCCGCCGCGCAAGGGTCGCCGGCAAGTCTTGCGGGTCATCCGCGAGGTCCTCTATTTCCAGCGCAGGAGCCCTGGCACCAACCTGCGCAACGCCCTGGAGCACGTCTCGCGCACTCTCACCCGCCGCGCCGTGGTCTTTGTTGTCTCGGACTTTCAGGACGTCGGCTACCTGGATGCTCTGACTATTCTTGAGCGGCGGCACGACGTGATCGCGGTGGACTTGTATGACCCGCGTGAACGCGGGCTGTGCAATGTCGGGCTGGTCGAGTTGGAGGACGCCGAGACAGGCCGCCTCACACTGGTTGATACTTCGGCACCGGGGTTTCTCCGCCGCCACGCAGCCCGCGCGGAGGCTGAAGCCGCGGCACGCCGCGAGCGCTTCCTGTCCCGGGGCATCGACCTCGTCCCGATCACCACAGAGCAAACGCCGGTCGATCCGCTCGTCGCGTTTTTCGAACGCCGACGCAAGCGGCTGCGTCACTGA
- a CDS encoding VWA domain-containing protein: protein MFFASPWAFFGLLAVPLLVWRALRPYRNRQSGISFSSVADLSDGVSLRGILSASVPWIKIAALILLIIALARPQRPASVDKESSQGIDIMLALDISGSMLAEDFKPKNRFVVARETLERFALQTVNDRLGLVIFAGQAFTQCPLTLDNEMVAELVRGVEQGIIQDGTAIGMAIATSAHRLRNSKAKSRVIILMTDGVNNSGKIDPITAARAAAALGIRIYTVGVGKKGGAPIPIGDGLFGKRYLTNPDGTLQMTDIDEESLRKVAQITNGKYYRATDATALQSIYNEIRAMEKSKFELKKRRPVVEEFTRFLWPGVVLLVMCILLEEVFARRTP, encoded by the coding sequence ATGTTCTTCGCTTCTCCCTGGGCATTTTTCGGGCTGCTCGCGGTGCCTCTGCTAGTCTGGCGGGCCTTGCGCCCTTACCGCAACCGCCAAAGCGGTATCAGTTTCTCCAGCGTCGCGGACTTGAGCGACGGCGTCTCCCTTCGCGGGATCCTGTCGGCGAGTGTGCCGTGGATCAAGATTGCGGCCTTGATCTTGCTCATTATTGCTCTTGCGCGCCCGCAGCGGCCGGCTTCTGTGGACAAGGAGTCGAGTCAGGGGATCGACATCATGCTCGCCCTGGATATCTCCGGGAGCATGCTTGCGGAAGACTTCAAACCCAAGAACCGCTTTGTGGTCGCCCGGGAGACCCTGGAACGTTTCGCACTCCAGACCGTGAATGACCGCCTGGGCCTGGTGATCTTCGCCGGACAGGCTTTCACCCAGTGTCCTCTGACATTGGACAATGAGATGGTCGCTGAACTGGTCCGTGGAGTGGAGCAGGGGATCATACAAGACGGCACGGCCATCGGCATGGCCATCGCCACTTCGGCCCACCGTCTGCGAAACTCCAAGGCAAAGAGCCGCGTCATTATCCTCATGACGGATGGGGTCAATAACAGTGGGAAAATCGACCCCATCACTGCAGCACGTGCGGCGGCGGCTCTCGGGATCCGCATCTACACGGTGGGTGTCGGCAAAAAGGGCGGAGCACCCATCCCCATCGGGGACGGACTGTTCGGGAAACGCTACCTGACCAATCCTGACGGAACCCTTCAGATGACAGACATTGATGAAGAATCTCTGCGCAAAGTTGCACAGATCACCAACGGCAAGTACTACCGAGCTACAGACGCCACAGCCCTGCAGTCGATCTACAATGAGATTCGCGCCATGGAAAAGAGCAAGTTCGAGCTGAAGAAGCGGCGCCCGGTGGTGGAGGAGTTCACGCGCTTCCTTTGGCCCGGCGTTGTTCTTCTTGTGATGTGCATTCTGCTGGAGGAAGTGTTCGCGCGAAGGACGCCCTGA
- a CDS encoding VWA domain-containing protein codes for MHGYFTWNNPAVLQLLWFALLLVWIVFRAAGKRQAALGAFLQDRFRPADWRWHRRLRLLKGLLLVAAMCLLVIAAARPKLGTEVQKIPARGADVVFILDTSDSMLAQDVKPSRLEAAKQAALALINRLQGDRIGIVVFAGSAYMYSPLTIDPDAAAMFVTSIERGSAPAPGTALGGALASAVRLLEKAEYKYRAIVLFSDGEDHEGFTLNDVKQVRAKGIQIHVVALGSTEGAPIPVEEVQREKTDPARDPLGMFSELFGDDDGPRTVKSRFKQDRNGEIVITRMNEKVLAEIAKEGGGVFVRSSESGINIDRVYQAIASLESAEVGSYQFTRYAERFQWPLGLAVLLLVIESLLPAAPRRGPRERNHV; via the coding sequence ATGCACGGGTATTTCACGTGGAACAACCCGGCCGTCCTGCAGCTTCTGTGGTTTGCCCTGTTGCTGGTGTGGATAGTCTTCCGCGCCGCCGGCAAACGCCAGGCAGCCCTGGGCGCCTTCCTGCAGGACAGGTTCCGCCCGGCAGACTGGCGCTGGCACCGACGTCTTCGTTTGCTCAAGGGGCTCCTGTTGGTGGCCGCGATGTGTCTGCTCGTGATCGCCGCGGCTCGTCCCAAGCTGGGCACGGAGGTCCAGAAGATCCCCGCTCGCGGTGCAGACGTGGTTTTCATCCTGGATACCAGCGACAGCATGCTGGCCCAGGATGTGAAGCCCAGCCGCCTGGAGGCGGCCAAACAGGCGGCACTGGCGCTGATAAACCGGCTTCAGGGCGACCGCATCGGCATCGTGGTGTTTGCCGGCAGCGCGTACATGTACTCGCCGCTCACCATCGACCCGGATGCGGCCGCGATGTTCGTGACCAGCATCGAACGCGGCTCCGCGCCTGCTCCCGGAACTGCCCTGGGGGGGGCACTGGCGTCCGCGGTGCGCCTTCTGGAAAAGGCCGAGTACAAGTACCGGGCCATCGTGTTGTTTAGCGATGGCGAGGACCACGAGGGCTTCACGCTCAATGACGTGAAGCAGGTGAGGGCGAAAGGCATCCAGATCCATGTTGTCGCGCTCGGGAGCACTGAAGGAGCCCCAATCCCGGTTGAGGAAGTCCAGAGGGAGAAAACGGACCCGGCTCGCGACCCACTGGGGATGTTCAGTGAACTGTTCGGCGATGATGATGGCCCCCGTACAGTGAAGTCGCGGTTCAAGCAGGACCGCAATGGCGAGATCGTGATCACGCGCATGAATGAGAAAGTGCTCGCGGAGATTGCGAAGGAGGGTGGCGGGGTCTTCGTTCGCAGTTCCGAGAGCGGGATCAACATCGACCGGGTCTATCAGGCCATCGCCAGCCTCGAAAGCGCTGAGGTTGGATCTTACCAGTTCACACGCTACGCCGAGCGTTTCCAGTGGCCACTCGGCCTGGCCGTCCTGCTTCTGGTCATCGAATCACTCCTACCGGCAGCACCCCGGCGCGGCCCACGGGAGCGCAATCATGTATAG
- a CDS encoding tetratricopeptide repeat protein, producing MYRLTRSKLISLLPAMFALMPVLMGMSLPGEFARLVEAGNRLYSKGEFKSAREKYNKALELDPESAEAAFNAAAADYRLGDFDGALKGFSEAAKASDGELARFAHYNAGNACFRLGKLDEAIEAYRKALTLDPTDERAKFNLEFAQRKQQQQQQGAGGKHDKKDQQKQEKQPEQKTDADKEKQEGQQSQDQSEDKDETKPEDQQGEDQQGRDQQDADKQQDAARETRPMDKEQADQLLKALAQEDANVQKIIRRVPMTPPAPTDKDW from the coding sequence ATGTATAGATTGACCCGTTCAAAGCTGATCAGCCTGCTACCCGCGATGTTTGCGCTTATGCCCGTGCTCATGGGCATGTCCCTTCCAGGCGAATTTGCGAGGCTGGTGGAAGCCGGCAATCGCTTGTACAGTAAGGGTGAGTTCAAGTCTGCCCGCGAAAAGTATAACAAAGCTCTGGAGCTTGATCCCGAGAGCGCCGAAGCGGCCTTCAACGCCGCCGCCGCAGACTACCGACTCGGAGATTTCGACGGGGCACTGAAAGGCTTCTCGGAAGCGGCCAAGGCATCCGATGGAGAATTGGCGCGGTTCGCCCACTACAATGCCGGCAACGCTTGCTTTCGCCTGGGCAAGCTGGACGAAGCGATCGAGGCTTACAGGAAGGCCCTGACGCTGGACCCCACCGACGAGCGGGCCAAGTTCAACCTGGAGTTCGCCCAGCGCAAGCAGCAGCAACAGCAGCAGGGCGCCGGGGGCAAGCACGACAAGAAGGATCAGCAGAAGCAGGAAAAGCAGCCGGAGCAGAAGACTGACGCGGACAAGGAGAAGCAAGAAGGCCAGCAGTCGCAGGACCAGAGCGAGGACAAGGACGAGACGAAACCCGAAGACCAGCAAGGCGAAGATCAGCAAGGCCGGGACCAGCAAGACGCGGACAAGCAGCAGGATGCGGCCCGGGAGACCCGCCCGATGGACAAAGAACAAGCCGACCAATTGCTCAAGGCCCTGGCGCAGGAAGATGCGAACGTGCAGAAGATCATCCGCCGTGTACCCATGACCCCCCCTGCTCCCACGGATAAGGACTGGTAA